CGAAGAAGCCCCCCGCTTCCGCGAGGGGCTTCTTCCGTCTGTGCGCCGCCAGGGACTCGAACCCCGGACCCGCTGATTAAGAGTCAGCTGCTCTAACCAACTGAGCTAGCGGCGCCTGCTGACGTCGTAGACATTAGCACCCTCGTCGGTGTCCGGAGAAATCGATACCCGCACGTCACGGGTGGATGTGGCGCGCGCCACCCGCACGCACGCCCACAGCAGCACCTCGGGCCCCGGCAGCCAGGGCGTACGCGTGTCGGGCGCCACGACCCAGCGCGGGCCGTCCGTCGTGGCGGGCACCAGCGGCGGGATGGTCACCGCGTCGCCGACGCCGTGGCACAGCATCGGCGGGACCGCGTCGCCCCACTCCTCCCAGCCGAGCAGCGCGGGCAGCCGCCGGCTGGTGCCGGGCGCGGTGAACAGCAGCATCCGCCCCAGGTGCGCGGCGACCGGCCCGGAGCCGGGGCCCTCCTCCCAGAGCCGGTCCAGCAGGCGGCGGCCGAAGATCGCGGGAACGTTCACCACGTCGAAGGCGGTGCCGCAGGGCAGGACGGCGGGCGCGGCGGGGCGGGCCTCCCACAGGGCGAGTGTGGAGGCCGGGTACTGCGACGCGGACACGAGCCACTCGGCGCCGTCGGCGGTGACCTGCGAGGTGGGGTGGGGTGCCTGGTCGCGCAACCGCCGGTAGAGGTCGGGGCGACGCTCGTCCACGTCGGCGTGGGCGGGGCTCAGCGGGGTCTCTTCTCGCAGCCAGGTACTCATGCACCCAGGTCTACCGTGTGTGACGAGATGATCTCGAAGAGTTCCCGGAAACCGGGACAGGCCGACGCTGGGCGGGGTATCTTTCGCCCTCGGCATATGCCGCTCGCGTGCCCCCGGGGCACGGCCACCGCCGGGTGGCCGCCCCTGGCGGCCCGTGGGCCGCTCAGTCCTCGTCGCCGCTGCGGCCGGCGCCGTCGCGGAGCAGGTCGCGGCCGAACTCGACCATCTTCACCGCGTAGTCCTCCGTCCACTCGGCGCGCTCGGCGATGTCGGCGGTGGTCAGCCGGTCGAACCGGCGCGGGTCCGCGAGCTGCGCGGCGGCGATGGCCTGGTACTCCAGGGCCCGGTCGGCGGCCGCGCGGAACGCGAGCGTCAGCTCCGTGGACCGGGCGAGCAGCTCGCGCGGGTCCTCGATGGACTCCAGGTCGAAGAAGTGCTCCGGATCGGCGGCGGCCTCCGCAGGCTCGAAGAGCAGGGGCGCCGGCCTGAGCCGCCGCTGCTGCCCGCTCCGCTCGGTTTCCGCCATGGAGGACTCCCATCCCGCTCGCCGTGCCGCCGCCCCCGTCGGTGAGACGGCCACCGACCATTGTCCCGCCTCCCGCAACCCCGCGTGCGGGCCATGGCCGGCGCCCGCCCGCCGCGATCCGGCCTCGCCGCCGGGCCCTGTGCCCTGCCTCGTGCCCGGCCCGGTCAGGGCCGCCAGCGCACGCGGTGTTCGGCGAGGTGGGAGAGGACCGCGTGGTTGGCCTCCCAGCCGTCGGGGAACTTCACCGTCACGCCCAGCTGGACCGGCTCCGTGGAGGGGTGTTCGTCCAGCAGGTCCGTGACGCCCTCGCGGCAGATCACCACGCACGCGTGCCGGTGGCGGGACGCCAGGACGCACAGGCGGCCCGTCTCCAGGTGGAACGCCGTCGCGTCGGGGCGGCCCGACAGCGGGTGCAGCACCACCGTCACGTCGTACTCGCGGCCCTGGAGCCGGTTCGCCGTGTCCACCGTCACCCCGGTCACGCCCAGGTCCGCGAGGGCCGCGCGGACCGCCGCCGCCTGGTCGCGGTGGGCCGTGCCGACCGCCACCCGGTCCGCCGCGACCGGGACCGGCTGCTCGGCGCGCTCGCTGACGGCCGCCGCGCCCCGGTCCAGGAGCCGCCGCACCACCAGCGCGCACGCGTGCACCGCCTCCGGGTCCGTGCGGGGCGTGTGCCGGGGCGGCAGCTCCAGCAGGCCCCAGCCGGACTCGGCCGCCTCGTCCAGCACCCGGTCCGCCGCCGAGCCGTCCGACGCCGTGCCGAACGCCAGCCGCCGGTCGCCGTGGCCCGTACCGGCGCGGAACGGCGTGTACGGGTAGAACGCGTCCGACACGAGCGGCGCCGCCGACGCGGGCAGTCGCCACGACACGGGCAGCCGGTGCTGCGGCAGGTCCGGGTTGTGCGCCAGCAGCGTGGACACCGCGCTCGCCGACGGGTCGTACGACAGTCCCGCCCACTGGTCGGCGCCCACCACCGAGAACGGGTCCAGCTGCCCCGGGTCGCCCACGAACAGCGCCCGCTCGAACAGCCCCGCCACCGCCAGCAGCGCGTCCGACCGCATCTGGTACGCCTCGTCCACGATGGCGTGCCGCCACGGCTCGACGCCCTTGACATGCGCCCACTTCGCCGCCGTGGAGATCACCACCGGCAACCCCGCCAGGTCCGCCGCCTTGGTGGACTTCACCACCTGGTCCAGCCCGTCCAGCGCCTTGTCGTACGCGTCCGCGTCGCTGGCGTGCAGCCGCCCCAACGGCAGCTCGGGCTCCTTCTCGGCGAGCCGCAGCACCAGATCGTCCACCTGCGCGTTCGTCTGCGCGACCACCATCAGGGGGCGGCCCGCCGCCGCGAGCTCCAGCGCCGCCCGCACCACCAGCGTGGACTTGCCCGCGCCGGGCGGCGAGTCCACGACGACGCCCCGCGCGTCCCCGTGGAGCGTGTCCTCCAGAATCGCGCGGGTCGCCTCTGCGGCGGCAGCCGACGGGTCGAGCACCTGGCTCACCTGACTCCTCACAGCACGTCCTCCGGGGTCACCGGGTCGGGCGCCTCCGCCGCGTCCTGGCGGGGCGGGCCGCCGTGCGTCCACGGCGTCTCCTCGGGGTCGGGCAGCTTCGGCCCCACCCGCTGATCGTGCTCGAACAGCGTCCACACGATCCGGTCGCCCTTCTCCGGTACGGAACCGGGCGCGGGCTCCTTCGACCGGCCCATCCGGTCCAGCACCCGCAGCACCACCGTCCGGCCGCCGTCCGCGCCGCCCCCGCCGTCCTCGTCGTACCCCACGAACTCCGCCGTCTGCGGGCGCCCTTCCAGCGAGCGGTACGCCTTCACACCCGGCCCCAGGTGCGGCGCGTCATCGGTCCGTACGGTCACCAGCGGGCGCGGCGACGGACGCTTCGACTCCGTCCACGTCATCGTCACGTCCACCACCTCCCCGGCGAACGCCTCGCCCGCCAGCCGCCGCCCCGCCATCACCAGCGGGTCGTCCAGCGCCTCCTGCGCCTCCAGCTGCGCCTGCGCGCTCTCCCGCGCGGCCAGCTTCCGCGCCGCCGTCACCGCGTCGTCCCGGCGCGGCTGCGGAGGCTCACCGGCCCGCACCCGGTCCCGGTGCCCCGTGAACGACCAGCGGTCCCGGGTCCACCGGTCCGCGACGCGCCGCCCCGGCGGCAGCTCCCGCACCAGGTCCAGCGCCCGCCACACCGCGTCCCACGTGGGCCGCAGCTGCGCCCCCACCAGCTCCCGGATGTGCTGCTCCCCCCGGTACAGGGCGCCCAGCCGCTCGTCGGCCGCCTCGCCGTCCTCCGCCGCGCCCAGCGCCTGGCGGGCCCGGTCGTACGCCTCGATCGCGGGCGCCAGAAGCCGGTTGTCGAACGCCGGGTCGGTCGCCGGTCCCGCGGGCGGGCACAGCAGCTGTCCGTCCCGGTCCCGGCCGAGCTCGGCCCGCAGCGCCGCCGCGGCGCCCGACTCGCCGTCCGGCGGGTCGATCCACGCGAGCAGCGCGCCCAGGTGCTGGTCCTCCAGCGAGGACTGGCCGGTCGCCCAGTGCCGGTTCAGCAGGTCCGTCGCCGCGAGCAGCAGCGACGAGCCGGGCACCCGGGCCCGCTCCCCGTAGTGCGTCAGCCACCGGCCCAGCAGCGGTACGCGGGGCGGCGCGGGGAACGGCGTCTCCGGGTCCTGCTCCGCCGTGCGCCTGAACCGCATGGACCGGCCCAGCAGCCGTACGTACTCCACGCCCGCCCGGCTCGGAACGACCAGCTGCGGCGCGTCGAGGCACAGCTCCACCTCGACCTTCACCTTCTTGCCGGTCTCCGGGTCCGTCTGCGACTGCTCGGCGGGCTCCACCACGTCCGCGTACGCGTCGACGTACGGCAGCACCGCCTCCGCCAGGTCGGCGAGGAACGCGAACCGCAGGTCCCGGTCGCGGGGCTGCGGCACGACGAGGAGGCGCGGCGCGTCCCGGTCCGTGCCGACCAGGGCACCCAGCGGCGCGCCCGCCTCACCGGACGTGGTCAGCGGCACGAACACGAGCGGCGCGTCGGAGACGTGCCGGTGGCGGACCGTGGCCAGCGGGCGGGCCCGCCCCGCCTCGACGGCCTCAAGGCGCGCCAGGGTGGAGATCAGCGACATCAGGCCACCCCCGCACCGGTCCGCACGCCCGCCCCGGCACTCTGCCCGGGCACCCCGGGCCCGGCACCCGGCCCGGCGCACGCCTCCGCCGCCTCGGCGACCGCCTCCGCGCGCAGGGCCGCCGCGCGCCGCAGAGCCGCCACCGCCGGGTCGTCCGGGTCGCCCGCCTCGCCCCGCGCCGCCGCCAGCACGTCACCGACCGTCGTCAGGCCGCCCAGCTCACCCCGCACGGAACGGCCCAGGGCCTCCACCGCGCCCGCGTCGCGGGCCCGGCCCCGGCAGTGGAACGCCAGCTCGCACGCCGCCAGGCACTCCGGCGCGTACGCGTGCGGCACCGCCTCCACGGCCGCCGTCAACTGCTCCGACGAACAGGCCGCCACATCGAACGTCACGCCCTCCGGGACCGCCGCCGCGATGTCCTCCAGGCGCGTCAGCCGCGCCAGCTGCCGCCGCGTCACCGCCAGCTGCTTGCGCACGTCCACCGGCGAGCCGGCCGGCTGGTTGGAGAAGTCCTTCGGGCAGACCAGCAGCACCGTGTGGCCCACCTCCGCGCCGTCGGTGACCGCCGCGACCCGCTCCAGCGCCAGCACGTACACCGCCGCCTGCCGGGCCGCCGCGCCGACCTTCGCCGCGTCCGCCGAGCCGTCGATCATCGGGAACGACTTGATCTCCACGACCGTCCACCGGCCGTCCGGCCGCACCACCACCGCGTCCGGCTCCAGGTACGCGGGCGAACCGGCCACGTCCAGCGCCAGCATCGGATGGTCGAGCAGCGCCCAGCGGCCCGCCGCCGTCGCCTCCCGCAGCGCCAGCGCCGTCCTGGCCGCCCGCCCCTCGGGCCCCGCGGCCGCAAGGTCGGGCGTGTCCACCTCGTCCGGGGCGTCCGCCCCGAGGAGCCGCAGCAGTTCGGCGCCGCCGTCGGCCTTGACCTTCGCCTCGAAGGCGTTGCCCCGCATGAACGCGAACTGCGACTGCCCGTACCCGGACGGGGAGCCCAGCGCGGAGGCGAGGGCGGCCTTGTCCACCCCGGCGCCGTCCAGCAGGGCGCGGCGGCGGCAGCCGGGATTCGCCGCGAGGGCCGCCAGCGCGCGGGCGTCCAGCGGATGCGGGGTCGCCGCGGGGCCGCGCAGCTCGGCCAGCCGCCGCCGCAGCGCCGACTGACGCGGGACCTCCGGCCCCGGCGGGGCGGCCGGCGGGACGTGCGGGGTCTGCGGAGATCGCGGAGCCGGACGCGGTCCGCTGCCCAGGGAATCGCTCACCGCGGAAGTCTCGCATCCGCCACTGACAACCGGGGCGTGTTCGGGCCGCTCGCCCGGCTTCCGGCCGCTACGCGCGCGTACGGGATGATGGACGGGTACGTCGCTGCACCCGCCGTCGTGTGCACCCTCTCGCGCAAGATCTCCAGGAGTACGCCCCATGGCACCGCGCATCCTGCTCGCCCGGCACGGCCAGACCGAATGGTCGCTGCTCGGCAGGCACACCGGCAGGACGGACATCCCCCTTCTACCGGAGGGCCGGCAGGGCGCCGAGCTGCTGGGGGAGCGGCTGCGCCGGGGCCGCTGGGCGGGCCTCGAGGGGTACGAGATCCGCACCAGCCCGCTGATCCGCGCGCGTGAGACGTGCGACCTGGCCGGTTTCGCGGGCCGCGCCGAGGAGTGGGACACGCTCATGGAGTGGGACTACGGCGCGTACGAGGGCCTGACCCCGGCGGAGATCCAGGCGGCCCGGCCGGGCTGGCTGATCTGGCGCGACGGCGTCCCGGACGGCGAGTCCCTGGCGCAGGTGTCGGCCCGCGCCGACGAGGTCGTGGAGTGGGCCCGCTCCGCCGACCGGGACGTGGCGGTCTTCGCGCACGGCCACATCCTGCGGACCATCGCCGCGCGCTGGCTGGGCGAGGACATCGCGTTCGGCGCCCGGATCCGCCTCGACCCGACGAGCCTGTCGGTCCTGGGCTGGGCGTACGGGAAGCCCGCCCTGGAGCGCTGGAACGACACGGGCCACATGGAGCCGTAGGCCGCCCCGCACGGTGTGCCCCGGCCCGGCGGTCAGTACGCGGGCTCGTCCGGGCTCTCGAAGCGGAACGGCACCGCCAGCCGCGCCGCGACCTGCCGCCCCACCCGCTCGGCGACGACGGCCGACGGGTGGCGCGGCGCGTGGGCCCCGCCGTCGAGCCACCGCCGGGCCCGGTCCGCGTACACGGTGGTCAGCCGCCGCTCGCCCGCCGGACCTTCGGTGACCGCCACCAGGTCCACGAACCAGTCGTGCACCGTGTCCCCGTCCCAGACGGCCGCCACCGCCACCACCCGCCCCGGCGCCCCGGAGGCGAGCGCGGTGAGCGTCTCCACGTCCAGCGGCGGGTCCGGGCGGAACGCGACCCGGTCGCCGTGGTGGACGTACCGGTCGTGCACCACCATCTGCGCCTCGTGCAGCCCGAGCCCCAGCGGGCGGCCCGCCTGCCAGACGGCGCGTACCGCGAGCAGGCGCGCGTCGCGCAGTACGTGCCCGTCGGCCTCCACGCGCGCGTGGGCGGGCAGCAGCGCCCACCACGCGGACGGCGTCATGTCGGTCATCCGGCCACCGTACGGGCCCGGACCCGCCCGCACGGCCCGCGGTGCCCGCTCCGGCTCCCCGTACCGCCTACGCGCCGCCCGGGAGGGGCACCACGGGGCGGCGGCGGGTGAGGAAGGCGGCGACCTCGGGGCGGGCGCGGTGCGGGTGCAGGACGCGGGCGGTCTCGGCGAGCATCGACTCGATGCGGGTGGACCGGACGTCGCCCAGCAGGTCCAGCACCTGCCCGCCGACCGCCGCCGCCTCCTCCGGGGCGCCGTCGCGGGCCAGGTCGGCGGCCAGCTGGGCGCGGTACAGGGCGAGGTTCCTGGCGAAGTTCGGGTCGTTCAGCGCGGCCGCCCGGCGGGCGTGGCGCACCGCGCGGTCCGCTTCGCCCAGCAGCGACCAGCACTGGGCCTCCAGGAACTCCAGCTCGGACTCCCCGAAGAACGACATCCACTCGGGGTCCGCGTCCGACGCGCCCCGCCCGAACAGGGTGTGCGC
This genomic window from Streptomyces thermolilacinus SPC6 contains:
- a CDS encoding histidine phosphatase family protein; the encoded protein is MAPRILLARHGQTEWSLLGRHTGRTDIPLLPEGRQGAELLGERLRRGRWAGLEGYEIRTSPLIRARETCDLAGFAGRAEEWDTLMEWDYGAYEGLTPAEIQAARPGWLIWRDGVPDGESLAQVSARADEVVEWARSADRDVAVFAHGHILRTIAARWLGEDIAFGARIRLDPTSLSVLGWAYGKPALERWNDTGHMEP
- a CDS encoding bifunctional DNA primase/polymerase, coding for MSTWLREETPLSPAHADVDERRPDLYRRLRDQAPHPTSQVTADGAEWLVSASQYPASTLALWEARPAAPAVLPCGTAFDVVNVPAIFGRRLLDRLWEEGPGSGPVAAHLGRMLLFTAPGTSRRLPALLGWEEWGDAVPPMLCHGVGDAVTIPPLVPATTDGPRWVVAPDTRTPWLPGPEVLLWACVRVARATSTRDVRVSISPDTDEGANVYDVSRRR
- a CDS encoding AAA family ATPase; amino-acid sequence: MSQVLDPSAAAAEATRAILEDTLHGDARGVVVDSPPGAGKSTLVVRAALELAAAGRPLMVVAQTNAQVDDLVLRLAEKEPELPLGRLHASDADAYDKALDGLDQVVKSTKAADLAGLPVVISTAAKWAHVKGVEPWRHAIVDEAYQMRSDALLAVAGLFERALFVGDPGQLDPFSVVGADQWAGLSYDPSASAVSTLLAHNPDLPQHRLPVSWRLPASAAPLVSDAFYPYTPFRAGTGHGDRRLAFGTASDGSAADRVLDEAAESGWGLLELPPRHTPRTDPEAVHACALVVRRLLDRGAAAVSERAEQPVPVAADRVAVGTAHRDQAAAVRAALADLGVTGVTVDTANRLQGREYDVTVVLHPLSGRPDATAFHLETGRLCVLASRHRHACVVICREGVTDLLDEHPSTEPVQLGVTVKFPDGWEANHAVLSHLAEHRVRWRP